The Pseudomonadota bacterium genome includes a window with the following:
- the glgX gene encoding glycogen debranching protein GlgX, whose amino-acid sequence MQSFKTSQGHPKPFGSTVLSSGINFSIFSRHAEKVSLVLFKTGRGGKFAEIDFDPRHNKTGNIWHILVHGLDTEVRYGFRIDGPRSKKGVWHEFSPDNLLIDPFTKALSGGTDWGTPYIRINESSPEANFKRRCLIVEDQFDWEGDRPLIIPLEETIIYELHVRGFTRHSSAGVTHPGTYAGVVEKIPYLKELGVTAVELMPVAEFNENEIENVDPITGLPLKNFWGYSPQAFFSPKAAYAVNGRNGHQVVEFKEMVKALHSAGIEVILDVVFNHTAEGGTGGPTYSFKGIDNSIYYLLNKETGEYLNFSGCGNTMNCNHPVMKNLIIDCLHYWVQEMHVDGFRFDLASVFGRDKRGEVMENSPLIEAIAEDPILASTKIIAEAWDAGGLYQVGRFSDSGRWAEWNGKFRDDVRAFICGREDTIPKLATRIAGSSDLYEYNLRHPINSINFITSHDGFTLSDLVSYNTKHNLNNGENNRDGTDHNISWNSGAEGPTKSKRILQLRERRMRTLAVILLLSQGVPMFVAGEEFGRTQNGNNNTYCQDNPMGWVDWNLLNENAGLFRFFRLLIKIRKTHSVFRRSDFFLQNKKEALNEIVWQSLSAYKEDWSPACKTLGVLLYGGGDSSESENDFFIMLNGDKRLRKFNLPVPRHGGKWKRLIDTGQNVPDDIYDESEAEPVRDGFYKVQGMGAVVLISSL is encoded by the coding sequence ATGCAATCGTTCAAAACCAGTCAGGGCCATCCAAAACCTTTTGGTTCAACCGTTTTATCATCCGGGATTAATTTTTCCATATTTTCCCGGCACGCGGAAAAGGTATCATTGGTTCTTTTTAAAACAGGACGGGGAGGTAAGTTTGCTGAAATTGATTTTGACCCCCGCCATAATAAAACCGGCAACATCTGGCATATCCTTGTGCATGGTCTGGACACCGAGGTGAGATATGGGTTCAGAATTGATGGACCACGTTCGAAGAAGGGTGTCTGGCACGAGTTTTCTCCAGACAACCTGCTCATCGATCCTTTCACCAAAGCCTTGAGCGGCGGCACGGACTGGGGCACCCCATACATTCGCATTAATGAGTCAAGCCCGGAGGCGAATTTTAAAAGAAGATGCCTGATCGTTGAAGATCAATTTGACTGGGAAGGCGACAGGCCGCTGATTATACCCCTTGAAGAGACGATTATTTACGAGCTGCATGTACGGGGTTTTACCCGGCATTCCAGTGCCGGTGTAACTCATCCAGGGACGTATGCCGGCGTTGTTGAAAAAATACCGTATCTCAAGGAACTGGGTGTTACGGCGGTTGAACTCATGCCGGTTGCCGAGTTTAATGAAAACGAAATTGAAAATGTCGATCCGATTACCGGTTTGCCGCTGAAAAATTTCTGGGGCTACAGTCCGCAGGCTTTTTTTTCTCCAAAAGCGGCTTATGCGGTAAACGGCAGGAACGGCCATCAGGTCGTGGAGTTCAAGGAGATGGTCAAGGCCTTGCACTCCGCTGGAATCGAGGTGATTCTCGATGTTGTTTTCAACCATACCGCCGAAGGGGGAACCGGCGGCCCGACCTATAGTTTTAAGGGCATTGATAATTCGATTTATTATCTCCTCAACAAGGAAACCGGTGAATATCTCAATTTCAGCGGTTGCGGCAATACCATGAACTGCAACCATCCGGTAATGAAAAACCTGATCATTGATTGCCTGCATTACTGGGTGCAGGAGATGCATGTAGACGGATTCAGGTTTGATCTTGCCTCGGTTTTCGGGCGCGACAAAAGAGGCGAGGTCATGGAAAATTCTCCCCTGATTGAAGCAATAGCAGAGGATCCGATTCTTGCAAGTACCAAGATTATCGCCGAGGCCTGGGATGCCGGCGGACTTTATCAGGTTGGCCGCTTTTCCGATAGCGGCAGGTGGGCGGAATGGAACGGCAAGTTTCGTGATGATGTCCGGGCCTTTATCTGCGGCAGAGAAGATACAATCCCAAAGCTTGCAACCCGGATTGCCGGCAGTTCCGACCTGTATGAGTACAATCTGCGGCACCCCATCAACAGTATCAATTTCATTACCAGTCACGACGGATTTACCTTGTCTGATCTGGTGAGCTACAATACCAAGCATAATCTCAACAATGGGGAAAATAACCGGGACGGGACCGACCATAATATAAGTTGGAACAGTGGTGCTGAAGGCCCGACCAAAAGCAAGCGTATTTTACAGTTGCGTGAGCGTCGGATGCGTACTCTTGCGGTCATTCTTCTTTTGTCGCAGGGAGTGCCGATGTTCGTTGCCGGGGAAGAATTCGGCAGGACCCAGAACGGCAATAATAACACCTATTGCCAGGATAATCCCATGGGCTGGGTGGACTGGAACCTGTTAAATGAAAATGCCGGGCTATTTCGGTTTTTTCGGCTGCTTATAAAAATAAGAAAAACACACAGCGTCTTTCGCAGGTCCGATTTTTTTCTGCAAAATAAAAAAGAGGCGCTCAATGAAATCGTCTGGCAATCCCTTAGTGCCTATAAGGAAGACTGGTCGCCGGCATGCAAAACTCTGGGGGTCCTGCTTTACGGTGGAGGGGATTCAAGCGAGTCGGAAAATGATTTTTTCATCATGCTCAACGGTGACAAGCGGCTGCGAAAGTTTAATCTGCCAGTCCCCCGCCATGGCGGGAAATGGAAGCGGCTCATTGATACCGGCCAAAATGTGCCGGATGACATTTATGACGAAAGTGAAGCGGAACCAGTTCGCGACGGTTTTTATAAGGTTCAGGGAATGGGTGCAGTGGTTCTTATTTCAAGTCTGTAG
- a CDS encoding HD domain-containing protein — protein sequence MVTQKNIYWTFGRDYNGQLLYGAYSDELKRKITDYIAQYLALDKINAPVIPYISAWHESDEEIWYEYTGIELNRMLGCDRDKIPETLKNSIIDRIIYKSPTGPPSVTKEITRRHQLDSSRTSIRETSKKEKTIDAVYKILTPYNGMIWLKDQAIIEVFPADGIYLSRGFLIDVTKEMRAEEILKKAEGELKRHRDHLEDLVRDRTKRLWKSQLEILSRLARAAEFRDSSTGDHITKMSRYCSVLGQAAGLRKNVNHLLFHAAPMHDVGKIGITDSILLKSGSLDPIEFEQMKTHCTIGAKLLSGQNSNLFRVARSIALSHHERWDGTGYPHGLKRDTIPMAGRLAAVCDVFDALTSKRPYKQAWSFNKAVAELHKQKGSHFDPMLVDLFIHNLPAIKRIHAEH from the coding sequence ATGGTGACTCAAAAAAACATATACTGGACCTTCGGACGGGACTATAACGGCCAGCTTCTTTATGGAGCTTACAGCGATGAATTGAAAAGAAAAATCACCGACTACATCGCCCAATATCTCGCATTGGATAAAATCAACGCACCGGTCATTCCGTATATATCTGCGTGGCACGAGAGTGATGAGGAAATCTGGTATGAGTACACCGGAATCGAACTCAACAGGATGCTCGGGTGCGACAGGGACAAAATCCCTGAAACGTTAAAAAACAGCATTATTGATCGAATCATTTATAAATCGCCTACCGGGCCGCCCAGTGTAACCAAGGAAATCACTCGAAGACATCAGCTTGACAGCTCCCGGACAAGTATCCGCGAAACCAGTAAAAAAGAAAAAACCATAGACGCTGTATACAAAATCCTCACGCCCTATAATGGCATGATCTGGCTCAAGGACCAGGCGATTATCGAGGTCTTCCCTGCCGACGGGATCTACCTTTCACGAGGCTTTCTTATTGATGTGACCAAGGAAATGCGGGCCGAAGAAATATTAAAAAAGGCTGAAGGGGAGCTCAAGCGCCACCGAGACCACCTTGAAGACCTGGTTCGGGATAGAACTAAACGCCTCTGGAAATCTCAACTTGAAATTCTCAGCCGCCTTGCCCGGGCCGCTGAATTTCGCGACAGCAGCACCGGCGACCATATCACCAAAATGAGCAGATATTGCTCCGTTCTCGGACAGGCTGCGGGCTTGCGAAAAAATGTAAACCACCTGCTTTTTCATGCGGCGCCAATGCATGACGTTGGAAAAATCGGTATCACCGACAGCATTCTTTTGAAATCAGGAAGCCTCGACCCCATTGAATTTGAACAGATGAAAACCCATTGCACCATCGGCGCCAAACTGCTTTCCGGCCAGAACTCCAACCTTTTCAGAGTGGCCCGGAGCATAGCACTGAGCCATCATGAAAGATGGGATGGCACCGGCTACCCGCACGGGCTTAAGCGTGACACAATACCCATGGCCGGAAGACTTGCCGCGGTATGCGATGTTTTTGACGCCCTGACCTCCAAAAGACCATACAAACAAGCCTGGTCATTTAATAAGGCGGTTGCCGAACTGCACAAACAAAAAGGCTCCCACTTCGATCCCATGCTTGTGGATCTCTTTATCCATAACCTGCCGGCAATCAAACGTATCCACGCCGAACACTAA
- a CDS encoding NUDIX domain-containing protein: MRQKRLTHRASYILVFNRAGELFIQKRTTTKDIYPGYYDVAAGGVVLAGETYEESAERELFEELGIVSGGIKFLFDHFYRDQDNSVWGRVFSCVHEGPFVLQKEEVEIGFFVGIKEVFQLAGKEPFTPDGLEILRKIAGN; this comes from the coding sequence ATGCGGCAAAAACGGCTGACGCACCGGGCGTCATACATCCTCGTTTTTAACCGGGCAGGAGAGCTTTTCATTCAGAAACGAACAACCACCAAGGATATTTATCCAGGATATTACGATGTGGCTGCGGGCGGGGTGGTGCTTGCCGGCGAAACCTATGAGGAGTCGGCTGAAAGGGAGCTTTTCGAGGAACTGGGGATTGTTTCAGGGGGGATAAAATTTCTCTTTGACCATTTTTATCGCGACCAGGATAACAGTGTCTGGGGCAGGGTTTTTTCCTGTGTCCATGAGGGACCTTTTGTTTTACAAAAAGAAGAAGTCGAAATTGGTTTCTTTGTTGGAATCAAAGAGGTTTTTCAGCTGGCTGGAAAAGAGCCGTTCACCCCGGATGGCCTGGAAATTCTTCGTAAAATTGCTGGGAATTAA
- a CDS encoding MBL fold metallo-hydrolase, with protein sequence MKITEHIHAIKIPFQVPLSPEIKVDRFVYAYLVYGKKICLIDTGVAGAEQIIYQYLRDKGKNPQDIETIILSHSHPDHIGAAHIIQKETGCRIMAHAAEKNWIEDVELQGRQRPVPGFHALVGGSVKIDHLLEQGDTIDLGNDLQVNVLHTPGHSSGSISLWFPSEKVLFSGDAVPLPGDMPIYEDVEDSRRSIEKLQAIQGVECLLASWDDPRYGEDAGRVMDQGLGYLETLDAAVTEVVKPGTLEPMEICQGVVKNLGLPPFAANPLVARSLLSHLNMMSKEAFG encoded by the coding sequence ATGAAAATTACTGAGCATATTCATGCAATAAAAATTCCTTTCCAGGTGCCTCTGAGCCCCGAGATAAAGGTTGATCGTTTTGTCTATGCCTATCTGGTCTACGGCAAGAAAATCTGCCTGATTGATACTGGCGTTGCCGGGGCAGAGCAGATAATTTATCAATACCTGCGCGACAAGGGAAAGAACCCTCAAGATATTGAAACCATCATTCTCAGTCATTCGCATCCAGACCATATCGGCGCGGCTCATATCATCCAGAAAGAGACCGGCTGCAGAATCATGGCACACGCAGCAGAGAAAAACTGGATTGAAGATGTTGAGCTTCAGGGGCGGCAGCGTCCGGTGCCGGGTTTCCATGCGCTTGTAGGTGGCTCTGTGAAAATCGATCACTTGCTCGAACAAGGCGATACAATTGATCTGGGTAATGATCTCCAGGTCAATGTGCTCCATACGCCTGGTCATTCGTCGGGATCCATCTCGCTGTGGTTCCCTTCGGAAAAGGTGCTTTTTTCAGGAGACGCGGTGCCTTTGCCCGGGGACATGCCGATTTACGAGGATGTTGAAGATTCGCGGCGATCCATCGAGAAGCTGCAGGCGATACAGGGTGTTGAGTGTCTGCTGGCTTCATGGGATGATCCACGGTATGGAGAGGATGCGGGTAGAGTCATGGACCAGGGGCTCGGGTATCTGGAGACACTTGATGCAGCGGTTACTGAAGTTGTCAAACCAGGAACCCTCGAGCCCATGGAGATATGCCAGGGCGTTGTGAAAAATTTAGGTCTCCCGCCTTTTGCGGCAAATCCATTGGTTGCGCGGTCATTGCTCTCTCATCTTAATATGATGAGTAAAGAAGCGTTTGGATGA
- a CDS encoding efflux RND transporter permease subunit: protein MNGAISWMARNHVAANLLMFLFIVGGLVMSTSVKQEVFPEINLDRIQVTVVYPGASPEEVEEGIILKIEESISGVDGIKELLSVAAEGVGNVTAVINTGEDADQVLEDIKGEIDRITTFPEDAERPVVAKMVTRREVISLVVYGNVPERTLREQAEAMRDELLAMKQITQADLNGVRPYEISIEIPEENLRRFNLTLDMVAQIVHGASMDLPGGSIKSEGGEILIRTKERRYTGAGYGDITILVDSDGTMVKLKDIAEIKDTFAETDTFANFDGYPAAMVAVFRVGDQKPTEISNIVAEYARKKQETLPESIMLSTWNDTSEIYQSRLNLLLKNAFLGLILVFVILSLSLHMKLALWVMLGIPISFLGALLIMPMADVSINMISLFAFIMALGVVVDDAIVVGENIYEHRQQGKTHLQAAIDGAREVAVPVTFSILTSVAAFVPLMFIVGTMGKFIKVIPFVVISILLVSLVESLFVLPAHLSLGREKPSSPDKDKKPAKAGNGFARRLEKFINGPYHWLLTHCVRHRYVNVALAIAMLMFSIGLIKGGIVKFRFMPNVEADWILVEIEMPQGSLKEDTAKVQQFIVEQGNETVAHFDAQLPEDDTVLRHIYSVVGGTIARGGPGGGSSSSAPHLANVSMLLAPGDKRDISTYDISNYWRDKVGEIPGVDTLSFSSSLVHMGANIDVRLAHENYEVLVKATSRLKEVLGEYPGVYDIVDTYPEGKRELKIRLKPEARTLGITENALARQIRSAFYGAEALRLQRGRNEVKVMVRYPESERTSQWDFDTMRIRTPQGGEVPLHQAAYVEEGRGFSVINRSDRKRVINVSASVDNKTANAEEIINDLKGKTLAELMMDYPGLSYDLEGEEKERRESMGSMMKGFVMALLVMYALLAIPFRSYSQPLLIMAAIPFGIVGAVLGHLIMGFDLSMLSLFGIVALSGVVVNDSLLLIDRVNQSRRKGASLKEAVVEAGLRRFRPIMLTSFTTFFGLMPMILEKSVQAQFLIPMAISLGFGIMFATMITLLLIPSLYLVLEDVRNLFGMKATHHRFDHQDH from the coding sequence ATGAACGGCGCAATTAGCTGGATGGCCAGGAATCATGTGGCCGCCAACCTTCTGATGTTTCTGTTTATCGTCGGTGGGCTGGTGATGAGCACGTCGGTCAAGCAGGAAGTATTTCCTGAAATCAACCTGGACAGAATTCAGGTTACGGTTGTCTATCCGGGGGCCAGTCCTGAAGAGGTGGAAGAGGGGATTATCCTCAAGATTGAGGAAAGTATCAGCGGTGTTGACGGGATTAAAGAGCTCCTCTCTGTTGCCGCAGAGGGCGTCGGTAACGTTACGGCTGTGATCAATACCGGTGAAGATGCCGATCAGGTTCTTGAAGATATTAAAGGTGAAATAGACCGGATCACCACCTTTCCGGAAGACGCTGAACGTCCGGTAGTTGCCAAGATGGTGACCCGGCGTGAAGTTATATCGTTGGTGGTTTATGGCAATGTGCCTGAGCGCACCCTGCGTGAACAGGCTGAAGCCATGCGCGACGAGCTCCTGGCCATGAAGCAGATCACCCAGGCCGACCTCAATGGTGTTCGGCCTTATGAGATATCCATAGAAATTCCAGAAGAAAACCTCCGGCGTTTTAACCTTACCCTGGATATGGTGGCGCAGATTGTCCATGGTGCTTCCATGGATCTCCCGGGTGGTTCCATCAAGTCAGAGGGGGGGGAAATTCTTATTCGCACCAAGGAGAGGCGTTATACCGGTGCGGGTTACGGCGATATCACGATTCTGGTGGATTCAGACGGCACAATGGTGAAACTCAAGGACATTGCGGAAATCAAGGACACCTTTGCGGAAACCGATACCTTTGCGAATTTTGACGGCTATCCCGCGGCGATGGTTGCGGTATTCCGGGTAGGTGACCAGAAACCCACGGAAATTTCAAATATCGTTGCCGAATATGCGAGAAAGAAACAGGAAACCCTGCCCGAATCCATCATGCTTTCCACCTGGAATGATACCTCAGAGATTTATCAAAGCCGGTTGAACCTTCTATTGAAAAATGCCTTTCTGGGGCTCATTCTGGTTTTTGTGATTTTGAGTCTTTCCCTGCATATGAAGCTTGCCCTCTGGGTAATGCTGGGCATCCCGATTTCTTTTCTGGGGGCTTTATTGATCATGCCCATGGCTGATGTGTCCATCAACATGATTTCACTTTTTGCGTTCATCATGGCCCTGGGTGTTGTGGTGGATGATGCCATTGTTGTCGGCGAAAATATCTATGAACACCGGCAACAGGGAAAGACGCATCTGCAGGCGGCAATAGATGGTGCCCGTGAAGTTGCGGTGCCGGTAACTTTTTCAATTCTTACATCGGTGGCAGCATTTGTACCGTTGATGTTTATTGTCGGCACCATGGGGAAATTCATCAAGGTGATCCCTTTTGTGGTGATCAGCATCCTGCTGGTCTCACTGGTTGAGTCACTCTTTGTGTTGCCGGCGCATCTGAGCCTCGGGAGAGAAAAGCCGTCATCCCCGGATAAAGACAAGAAGCCTGCCAAAGCGGGAAACGGTTTTGCCCGACGGCTTGAGAAGTTTATCAATGGCCCATACCATTGGTTGCTGACCCACTGCGTCAGGCATCGTTATGTCAATGTCGCCCTGGCAATTGCCATGCTCATGTTTTCAATCGGATTGATCAAGGGAGGCATAGTTAAATTTCGATTCATGCCCAATGTTGAGGCGGACTGGATTCTGGTCGAGATTGAAATGCCCCAGGGGTCATTGAAAGAAGATACTGCAAAAGTTCAGCAATTCATTGTTGAGCAGGGCAATGAAACCGTCGCTCATTTTGATGCGCAGTTGCCGGAGGACGACACCGTACTCAGGCATATCTATTCAGTGGTGGGCGGCACCATTGCCCGTGGCGGGCCGGGAGGCGGGTCTTCGTCTTCCGCGCCCCATCTGGCAAACGTATCGATGTTACTTGCCCCGGGAGATAAAAGGGATATTTCCACCTATGATATTTCCAATTACTGGCGGGACAAGGTTGGAGAAATCCCGGGTGTTGACACCTTGAGTTTTTCTTCCAGTCTTGTGCATATGGGCGCCAATATCGACGTTCGTCTGGCTCATGAAAATTATGAGGTTCTGGTCAAGGCAACCAGCCGCCTCAAGGAGGTTCTTGGGGAATATCCAGGAGTCTATGATATTGTCGATACCTATCCGGAAGGCAAGCGTGAGCTGAAAATTCGCCTGAAACCCGAGGCGCGCACCCTTGGGATTACGGAGAACGCTCTTGCCAGGCAGATACGAAGCGCCTTTTACGGCGCCGAAGCCTTGAGACTCCAGCGCGGCCGTAATGAAGTGAAGGTCATGGTGCGTTATCCGGAATCGGAACGCACCAGTCAATGGGATTTTGACACGATGCGGATCCGCACTCCGCAAGGCGGCGAAGTGCCGCTCCATCAGGCCGCTTACGTTGAAGAGGGGCGCGGCTTCAGCGTCATCAATCGATCCGACCGGAAACGGGTGATAAATGTTTCGGCAAGTGTGGATAACAAAACAGCCAACGCCGAGGAGATCATTAATGATCTCAAGGGAAAGACACTTGCCGAGCTGATGATGGATTACCCTGGCCTTTCCTATGATCTTGAAGGGGAGGAAAAAGAGCGGCGGGAATCAATGGGCAGCATGATGAAAGGCTTTGTAATGGCCTTGCTGGTGATGTATGCGCTACTCGCCATACCGTTCCGCAGTTATTCGCAGCCGCTGCTTATTATGGCGGCAATTCCCTTTGGTATAGTGGGTGCTGTTCTGGGCCATCTGATTATGGGGTTTGATCTGAGCATGCTGAGTCTGTTCGGGATTGTGGCGCTTTCCGGGGTTGTGGTTAATGATTCGTTGCTGTTGATTGACCGGGTGAACCAGAGCCGCAGAAAGGGCGCAAGCCTCAAAGAAGCGGTGGTGGAAGCGGGCCTGCGGCGTTTCAGGCCAATTATGCTGACTTCTTTTACAACCTTTTTCGGACTGATGCCGATGATCCTTGAAAAAAGCGTTCAGGCCCAGTTTCTAATCCCCATGGCCATAAGCCTGGGTTTTGGAATCATGTTTGCAACGATGATCACCCTGCTGTTGATCCCCAGCCTGTACCTGGTGCTTGAAGATGTAAGAAACCTGTTCGGCATGAAGGCGACGCACCATCGCTTTGATCATCAGGACCATTGA
- a CDS encoding efflux RND transporter periplasmic adaptor subunit, whose protein sequence is MTLKSFLVKGVIPVTLILVVGFLGMKKMEASRQAPQRHKKVDLGVLVEVMEITMADQQVVVYGTGTVQPVQEVMVTPQINGQVIKLNPTFKPGGFFAKDEILFEIDPVDYELALEQAKASLAKVESALASVEGRARIARLDWERMADIGDQQPNSLVLYEPQLKEAQANRGAALAALKQAELNFERTRVRAPFNCMVRNEQIDLGQYVRVGNSVGNLIGTEKAEVIVPVPLDEVKWLDIPRSDKRPGSPAKVHLDMAGERLTWQGRIVRSLGEVDPKGRMVRVVIEVADPYGLSASGSRSKQPLAIGSFVSTEIEGSVLKDTAVIPRKAIRDNSTVWIVDQAKTLQLRKVVVARLEKEQAMIAQGLSSGDKVILTNLSGVAEGMKLRLHGEGAQR, encoded by the coding sequence ATGACACTGAAAAGTTTTTTAGTAAAAGGCGTGATTCCGGTAACCCTTATTCTGGTGGTTGGCTTTCTGGGTATGAAAAAGATGGAGGCCAGTCGGCAGGCCCCGCAAAGACACAAAAAGGTGGATCTGGGTGTGCTGGTGGAGGTTATGGAAATCACCATGGCGGACCAGCAGGTTGTGGTTTACGGGACCGGCACGGTTCAACCGGTGCAGGAGGTTATGGTTACTCCACAGATAAACGGCCAGGTCATCAAGCTTAATCCGACGTTTAAACCGGGGGGCTTTTTTGCAAAGGATGAAATTCTTTTTGAGATTGATCCGGTTGACTATGAACTTGCTCTGGAACAGGCGAAAGCTTCCCTCGCCAAGGTGGAATCTGCCCTGGCGTCTGTTGAGGGAAGAGCACGGATTGCACGGCTTGATTGGGAAAGAATGGCAGACATTGGCGATCAACAGCCCAATTCTCTGGTGCTGTATGAGCCGCAGCTCAAGGAAGCTCAGGCAAACCGGGGTGCCGCTCTTGCCGCTTTAAAACAGGCGGAACTGAATTTTGAGCGCACCAGGGTTCGGGCGCCCTTTAACTGTATGGTCAGAAACGAGCAGATAGATCTGGGCCAGTATGTTCGGGTCGGCAACAGTGTCGGCAACCTGATCGGCACTGAAAAGGCAGAGGTAATCGTCCCGGTTCCCCTGGATGAAGTGAAATGGCTTGATATTCCAAGATCCGATAAACGACCGGGTTCACCGGCAAAGGTGCATCTGGATATGGCCGGAGAACGATTGACCTGGCAGGGGAGAATCGTCCGCTCCCTTGGCGAGGTTGATCCCAAGGGGCGAATGGTCCGTGTGGTAATTGAAGTTGCCGACCCCTATGGACTTTCTGCCAGTGGTTCCAGATCAAAACAGCCCTTGGCCATTGGTTCGTTTGTCTCGACCGAGATTGAAGGAAGTGTGCTGAAGGATACCGCGGTAATTCCTCGAAAAGCCATACGCGATAACAGCACGGTATGGATCGTTGATCAGGCAAAGACACTTCAGCTACGAAAAGTTGTGGTCGCGCGGTTGGAAAAAGAGCAGGCGATGATTGCTCAGGGTCTGTCCTCAGGAGATAAAGTTATCCTGACGAATTTGTCCGGGGTTGCAGAAGGAATGAAGTTGCGGCTTCATGGTGAGGGGGCGCAGAGATGA
- a CDS encoding efflux transporter outer membrane subunit yields the protein MKKVSFFGSAVLLIVVLAGCTVHESLMPEAELDLPEEYLAEAQVKVPTDNYWREFGDERLNQYIDQALKNNLDLTQGLARLEQMQALEKQSRAGFLPFVNLKGSASREQQLSSMGESTGNNYRMSLAAGYEVDLWNRIKNTNNAASLNLLASEEDLQALTISITASVADLYYLAMEQQAQLELNSKTSISYGNSLEQVTSRYREGLVPALDVYQARQNIPVAKSQRPLIEKRLATTSNALSFLLGQFKLEEANDALRVFPDLPEEIAAGVPAHLVTRRPDVKAAYLRLKAQDAKVAAAVADRFPTINILGSIGTGQVDFASSVSGIFWNLLMEITGPVFDAGRRKAEVMRNEAVFKEALAGYHKVVLKAFLEVEDALTNLQASRKRIVYLEERFAANEATLQIATENYFAGLVDYLIVLTVQQQNFAVQALLLTEKRQLVSDYIGLMRALGGGVISSDELARRRNVKEEGEKK from the coding sequence ATGAAGAAGGTTTCTTTTTTCGGATCAGCGGTGTTGCTGATTGTTGTTCTGGCTGGCTGCACAGTCCATGAAAGCCTGATGCCTGAAGCCGAGCTTGATCTCCCGGAAGAATATCTGGCTGAAGCTCAGGTCAAAGTGCCAACTGATAATTATTGGAGGGAATTCGGCGATGAACGGTTGAACCAATATATCGATCAGGCCCTGAAAAATAATCTGGACCTGACTCAAGGGCTGGCACGCCTGGAGCAGATGCAGGCCCTGGAAAAACAAAGCCGGGCGGGATTTTTGCCCTTTGTTAATCTCAAGGGTTCCGCCTCACGGGAACAGCAATTGAGTTCCATGGGAGAAAGCACCGGCAACAATTACCGGATGTCACTTGCTGCCGGATATGAAGTTGATCTCTGGAACAGGATAAAAAATACAAATAATGCTGCCTCGCTCAATCTGCTCGCCTCAGAGGAGGACCTGCAGGCCTTGACGATCAGCATTACCGCAAGTGTGGCTGATCTGTATTATTTAGCTATGGAGCAGCAGGCCCAGCTTGAACTGAATTCGAAGACCAGCATTTCTTACGGGAATTCCCTGGAACAGGTCACCAGCCGTTACCGGGAAGGGTTGGTGCCGGCGCTGGATGTCTATCAGGCAAGACAGAATATCCCGGTGGCAAAATCCCAGCGACCGCTTATTGAAAAGCGACTTGCGACAACAAGCAACGCGCTGTCTTTCCTTCTGGGTCAGTTCAAGCTTGAGGAAGCAAATGATGCCTTACGGGTGTTTCCGGATCTGCCGGAGGAAATAGCGGCAGGTGTCCCGGCCCATCTGGTGACCCGCAGGCCTGACGTCAAAGCTGCATATCTCAGGCTCAAGGCCCAGGATGCCAAGGTGGCCGCCGCAGTGGCAGACCGGTTCCCGACCATCAATATTTTAGGCAGTATCGGCACCGGGCAGGTGGATTTTGCCAGCAGCGTCTCCGGGATTTTCTGGAACCTGCTTATGGAGATTACCGGGCCGGTTTTTGACGCCGGCAGGCGCAAGGCCGAGGTCATGAGGAATGAAGCGGTTTTCAAAGAGGCCCTGGCCGGATATCACAAGGTTGTCCTCAAGGCCTTCCTGGAGGTCGAGGATGCATTGACCAATCTTCAGGCCAGCAGGAAGAGGATTGTTTATCTCGAAGAGCGTTTTGCGGCCAATGAGGCAACCCTTCAAATCGCCACGGAAAACTATTTTGCCGGACTGGTTGATTATTTGATCGTATTAACCGTTCAGCAGCAGAATTTTGCAGTCCAGGCCTTATTGCTGACTGAAAAAAGACAACTTGTATCAGATTATATCGGTCTCATGCGGGCCCTGGGAGGCGGGGTGATCAGTTCTGACGAATTGGCGCGCCGGAGAAATGTAAAGGAAGAAGGTGAGAAAAAATGA